The Nicotiana tabacum cultivar K326 chromosome 14, ASM71507v2, whole genome shotgun sequence genome contains a region encoding:
- the LOC107773981 gene encoding putative hexosyltransferase MUCI70, translated as MTTGSLGLRSSGSYGSLQQQLFQNSSSPIQTTPPIPSRKPPKLFKEKEGLFLRICKFAPRKNVGMLLLCVVSAAAFLWVLYVGKGEDAVELNTSISNRMFPPETVHNYIYRNIESIKRTNVGRSASTIQSPPPPVYFKGYTLPPGNPCEGFTLPPPPADKKRTGPRPCPVCYLPVEQAIALMPDAPSFSPGVSNLTYIHEENPSKTEFGGSDFGGYPSLMQRNDSYDIRETMSVHCGFVRGTRPGHRTGFDIDDSDLVEMESCQGVVVASAIFGAFDLIRQPKNTSEYAKKNACFYMFVDEETEAFLRNSSELNSSMRIGLWRIVVVHNLPYNDPRRNGKVPKLLLHRLFPNARYSLWIDGKLELVVDPYQILERFLWRKNASFAISRHYKRFDVFVEAEANKAAAKFDNASIDFQVEFYKKEGLTPYSRAKLPITSDVPEGCVIIREHNPISNLFTCLWFNEVDRFTPRDQISFAIVRDKIMSKTNWTVNMFLDCERRNFVIQGYHRDVLERPTPPRASVIVHPPPPVIFEARQTSPIVSTSTVITTPLKKIPTKRGRERKSKRHRKVIIAGNKDPNFS; from the exons ATGACTACAGGATCATTGGGTCTTCGTTCTTCAGGAAGTTATGGCTCTTTGCAGCAACAGCTATTTCAGAACAGCTCCTCACCAATCCAAACAACACCTCCTATTCCATCAAGAAAGCCCCCTAAATTGTTTAAGGAGAAAGAGGGATTGTTTCTCCGGATCTGCAAATTCGCCCCTCGAAAGAATGTGGGGATGCTGCTGTTGTGTGTCGTTTCTGCCGCAGCTTTTCTGTGGGTCTTGTATGTTGGCAAAG GTGAAGATGCAGTGGAACTTAACACCTCCATAAGTAACAGGATGTTTCCTCCAGAAACTGTACATAACTATATTTATAGGAATATTGAGTCAATAAAACGAACTAATGTTGGCCGAAGTGCATCAACTATCCAATCTCCTCCTCCTCCTGTATATTTCAAAGGATATACTCTTCCTCCTGGAAATCCATGTGAAGGCTTCACGTTGCCACCCCCGCCAGCAGATAAGAAGAGGACTGGACCACGGC CATGTCCTGTGTGCTACCTTCCTGTTGAACAAGCTATTGCATTAATGCCGGATGCACCGTCCTTTTCTCCTGGTGTTAGCAATTTGACATACATCCATGAAGAAAATCCAAGTAAAACCGAGTTTGGAGGTTCAGATTTCGGCGGATATCCTTCACTGATGCAGAGAAATGATTCGTATGATATAAGAGAGACAATGAGTGTGCATTGTGG TTTTGTCAGAGGAACCAGGCCTGGACATCGGACAGGTTTTGACATTGACGATTCTGACCTTGTTGAGATGGAATCTTGTCAAGGTGTCGTGGTGGCATCGGCAATATTTG GGGCCTTTGATTTGATACGGCAACCAAAGAATACCAGCGAATATGCAAAGAAAAATGCCTGCTTCTATATGTTCGTGGATGAAGAAACAGAAGCATTTTTGAGAAATTCAAGTGAGCTAAATAGTAGCATGAGAATTGGTTTATGGAGAATTGTTGTTGTTCATAACCTACCTTACAACGATCCGCGGCGAAATGGAAAG GTTCCAAAGCTTCTACTCCACAGGCTTTTCCCTAATGCTCGTTATTCTCTGTGGATTGATGGAAAACTTGAGCTTGTTGTGGATCCATATCAAATACTTGAAAG GTTCTTGTGGAGAAAAAATGCCAGTTTTGCAATATCAAGGCACTACAAGCGCTTCGATGTATTTGTAGAAGCAGAAGCTAATAAGGCAGCTGCAAAGTTCGACAACGCTTCCATCGACTTTCAGGTTGAATTCTATAAAAAGGAAGGTTTAACTCCATATTCCAGGGCTAAACTTCCTATTACAAGTG ATGTCCCTGAGGGATGTGTAATAATAAGGGAACACAATCCAATCTCCAATCTTTTTACTTGCCTTTGGTTTAATGAAGTGGACCGTTTTACTCCAAGAGACCAAATTAGCTTTGCTATTGTGAGAGATAAGATCATGTCAAAGACAAATTGGACTGTGAATATGTTCTTAGATTGTGAGCGGCGCAACTTTGTGATTCAG GGGTACCATAGAGACGTTCTTGAGCGCCCAACTCCACCTCGTGCGAGTGTAATTGTTCATCCTCCACCGCCTGTAATTTTTGAAGCGCGACAGACCTCACCTATAGTTTCAACATCAACCGTCATAACTACTCCTCTCAAAAAGATACCCACGAAGCGTGGGAGAGAGAGGAAATCCAAGCGTCATAGAAAAGTTATTATTGCTGGAAATAAAGATCCTAATTTCAGTTAA